The genomic stretch CAGTAACGTATCAAGCCCTCATATTTGTCCAAAATATTTCCAAGAAATTATACTCCATTATTCGAAGGGTTGCtgtgtatattaaaaaaacagaaataacaTTAAAGTTCAGAAGGGCGtgaaataacattaaaaaaaaacagcagcgCTCGACACATGATTACACTGCAAGAGATCCTTAATTACGAAATCTATTTGTTTATTGAGCAAGGGTGCCTAATTTATCGGCAATGATTCGAGCATCTGACCTGATATTTTCCAACGACTAACTCAACGGAAAATTTGTAGTGCTTTCTGCCTtcctttccctctttttttgaAGCCAGATGATTGGGAAAATCATTAACTGCACCTCTGCGATGAGTTTTCAAACGCCAAATGGCTTCTCATAGGTCCTTCTTCAATCAACATTTTGAGTCAACCATGTGTTAAATAGAATCTAACACTTCATCATTGGTCCAATTACGAGATTTTAGTGGTGTTTGTCGTGATTTTAGATAATACTTAGGTTAGGGTATAGccatgattatattttaaagtgttttttatttaaaaatatattaaaataatatttttttatttttttaaaatttatttttaatatcagtgtattaaaatgatctaaaaatacaaaaaatatattattttaaagtaaagaaaaaataaaaaaaaatttcttttaaaaatatgtttaaaacataaaaacaaataaaaaaaattaatggtgtTTGTCATGGTGGTTGGGTCGCAATTTTGAAATGGCTACTACTTTTCTTCTATTAAAAAccatttggttttttataaaaataacaggGAAAATACTCTTTATAAAGCGAAGGgtcatttatattgttttaaaaaaatgatgttaaaaaatctaaatcctGAACCATACCGAGTTCATAAAGATCTTAACAAAAACAATCCTAGTTGAAAGCGAAGACATCTACCTACAATGTTGATTTTTCTTCACCAGCtatttgttgaattaaaaaaaaattatttcaacatGTTTCATGTCAAACACTAGCTCCAACACGAGTTACATAAAGCAAGGCGAGAGAGATGGAAAGGATAGAAGCCATGATCGGAGTTCTCAGTCAAAAGATGCCGAAGGCTGCATTATGTGGGCTCAGTTGGAGACTTCTTTCCTTCTATCTTGTCATAAATCATTTTTAGAGTTTTCAATACaggatttataaataaaataggcAAATTATTACTTGGTCTCTTGATTCTGAACATGTTTATACCTTAGttcttcatatttaaaaaaatacaacttagtCCCTTACCTTagctctttattttctctaagTCCCCATGATGCTGGTTTGCTCTGAGAAAATAGTCAGCAAAAGAATAAAGAGACTAAGCTATAGTTACTATAAAAATACAGGGACGaaataaaaaagtgatttaCCGTAGAGACACACTCTTGGActttggaaacaaaaaaaaaaatcttcaccaGTCACcacctgattttttattttttttaaaggagtgACACCATTACCTAATTTCTGTCTCTCTCAAAACTCTCTGTCTGTCTTAAAAGAACGCACGCAACGCTACAATTTGATTTTagctttacttgttttttttttttttttttttttttttttttgattaaccaCTTTCGACTCGGGCCCTGAAGTTGTGTCCTGTAGTCGTGGTTGCTCAACTGCTGTCTACTTTGACTGTATTCAGCGCTAGTGCTCTGctcaactaattaaattaaaactgaaTTAGACCCATGTATCTATCCATCTTTACCCCCCTCAATGCATGcttctgatttaaaaaaaaaatagtggtaCTCCTccatttttattagttttgccAAAATGGGTCATCGTCAAATGGAATATTTCAACCTCTGAGAGCTCCCCTCCCAGTCCCATCATGGATCTGGAAACTGGGATTTCTCAAAACCATGTCAAGGTAAGttcttttttagtattattaacCTTTGTTGCTGAAGAAGAATCATATGAATATatatctgtttttctttttcctttcttgggGTGTGTTTCAGAGAGAATCATGGAAGACAGTATTAACTTTGGCATATCAAAGTCTAGGAGTTGTGTATGGAGATTTAAGTACTTCGCCGCTATATGTATACAAGAGCACGTTTGCTGACGATATTCAACATTCTGAGACAAATGAAGAGATTTATGGTGTcctgtcttttgttttttggactCTCACTTTGATCCCTTTGTTAAAATACGTGTTTATAGTGCTAAAAGCTGATGATAATGGCGAAGGAGGCACTTTTGCTCTCTACTCCTTGCTCTGTCGGCATGCCCGAGTCAACTCACTCCCCAATTGCCAGGTGGCTGATGAAGAGCTTTACGAGTACAAGAAGGATGCTGCAGCTACTGGTTTGACACCAAAAACTACTTTTGGTTCTAGATTGAAATCTACTCTTGAGAAACACAGGGTTTTGCAGAGGTTCTTACTTTTGCTGGCTTTGATTGGGACTTGTATGGTCATTGGTGATGGTGTCCTAACCCCTGCTCTTTCTGGTAATCATCACTTATTAGATCTCTTCCAGCttgtaaatgttttatttttgctttttaggCTCTAATTGAATTACCTGTGCGATCATCGGGTACCATAAATACAGTTTTCTCCGCGGTTTCTGGCCTTGAGCTTTCCATGTCAAGAGAGCATCACAAATGTAAGATACCTGCCGCTTCTTTTGTCGTTTTCTGTTTCGGAATTCCAATGTCCCTTTTCGATTTATACAACTCCATTCTCTGTAGTATATTAATTATGGCCGACTGGCTTTAGGGCTAAGGTTATTGCTTTAGCTTTCTCAGCGTGTTTCTTCTAGAAATTTCTTTCCATTCGAATAACTTTTGGTTGGAATTTTAATGTCATGGCAAGCAATTCAGAGCTCATAATGCGTCCTGCTGTCTTGACAATTTTCATTATTCTTTAGAACTTCTGGAACTTGCTTATATTCATGTCTGGTATgcatcttgtttttcaaaaagaacTGTATTATGGAGCTGGTGATGCTACTTTCTCAATTATGCAAAATTGTGGCCAATTAGCATGCTAAACTAGCATTTTTCCGGTACAACTCTAGTTAGATACTCGAAAAGAAGTGATGTGAAATGATGTGCTTGATTTGAAAAGTTTCTGCAGTTTAGATgctcaataagaaaaaaataacgatGTTGAAACATTCAAATTGTAactgcaaaaattaaaaagtactaAAAATGTGATTATCCTATAGAAAATGACTACCATAATTTCCAAGTTTGAAAAGGAGTCCCTTTCATTTTTAAACACCTGTGACAAGATGGATGTTATATTTCAATAATCTTCTGGTTGGGGGGTGGCAGGGGTTCGCTTCCATGTGATGAACAAAAACTATGGAATTGATTCCAAATTTATGCTTCAATTACTCCCATTGTTAGTGCACGAGGCTACTTCTTTTTTGTATTCATACTGCTATTATCATTGGTGGCATGGCATACTGTGAATGTCATGCCTCTTACTGTGGCATTGCCTGctgaaaaatcaataattttgcaGATGTGGAAGTTCCAGTTGCATGTATCATACTCATTGGCTTGTTTGCCCTTCAGCATTATGGCACCCACAGGATTGGATTCTTGTTTGCACCGGTGGTTCTAACGTGGCTTCTGTGCATCAGTGCCATTGGGATATATAATATCATACACTGGAATCCTCATGTTTATCAGGCTCTATCACCTTACTACATGTACAAGTTTTTGAGGAAAACTCAACGAGGAGGTTGGATGTCCTTGGGCGGGATTTTGTTGTGCATAACAGGTGATTATTGGATTGACTGTTTCTTTTAGGCCATATACAAGCAAAGAGTTAGCATCTTTTGCTAACCAACCTCTTATTTTCTCGTTcttgtttattctttttcaaaaaaaaggcTCAGAAGCTATGTTTGCTGATCTTGGACACTTTTCTCAATTGTCAATCCAGgtatatatactttaaaaacTCTGTTCTACTTAAATGAGGTTTTCTGTCCTCGATTAAGTTGGCGTGCCTGTCACAATAATAGTTGGTAGATGTGCTACTTTTATGTTTGTATCAGTCACTGTTATAGAGCAGCGTGTAGATTAATGTGTTTTGAGCTTTGTGAGTTCATATCATGATACCTTACAAGGTTTCTGATCCTGCAAGTACCAATTCGTAGCATCCCTCTAGGTTTATGAGATTTTGGATGTTCAAGACCTGATGGTCATGTCCTTTTCTCATTAATGTATATCTGCTTATGTTATGGATTACTTTCAAACAGCTTTTGCTGCTTCTTTAACAGAAAATGAATCTTTCATCGGATGCAATCTTAATATCATGGTGTATGCCAAATTTTCTTCgtagtatttttcatttacttcTTGAAATGTTTCCTGGAAGACTAAATTGTTCCCATGTTGACCCAGCCAAGAAATGGGGCCTATTTTGATTTGACTTTCaattctatatattttgttattccTCACAGACATGAGATATTTAGGAATACATCTTATTTAGGGATCCTTTAGGAATTGAGGTTATTTAAGAACTGGAATATTAAtagtgttttgtatttttttcttcttctcttatttgaatttcaatttGCTATTTAGCTTAGAACAATTAAGGCTTTTTTAGTGCCTATAGAAGGGGTTCTATGTAATTGAAAGGCCTTTGATAATATAATCATGaatattttggtttggtttgggaCTGGCCTAAAGTACTCTTCTTCTATTCTTTTCTCCATAtgctattttcttcttcttctttatttctttcttgctATAGTAACCTTGGTTAGTATTCACACCTACAGTAAAAATCCTAATTTCCCTCTAAATCCTGAATCTTCTGTCCCAGCTATCACGAGACACCTGCAGGACACGTCTTACATTATCCTACACCAGTTTGCTATCAAAGCTAAAGTAATTTATTCTCTGTCCTCTTATCCAAGTTTCTTTCTTGGGTACCATCTTCCAAGTTATCATGATGGTTATATATGCCCAACTCTCCTAAAAGTTTCAGACATTTCAAGAAGAATTTGAAGTCGTAAAAGACAAGGTTAAAACAATGAAATCAATGAGATAACAAAATTGGCAAAGCTGGATGAGATAAAGCAGCATTCTACAAGCTCTTGGCTGCAACTGTTGGCGATTATCCAGGGCTGGAAAGGTCTAAAGCAGGCTCGATTTCTACATGAATGCAACCAGCGAGTAGTTTTACTCAACCTTCTTCATTGCCCatgaaaataacattgttttgccTCATTTACAGGAGTTGCAAactgaattttatgtttttatttcatatttatttttgaacaaTTAGGGCTTTTGGTGCCCATGGAAGGAACACCTATTCTTTGTAATTGCAAGTGACTACTGGAATTATGAgtattttagtttagtttgggGTTGCAATCTAGAgtattcttttttctcttttctcgaagctctttcttcttcttcttctcttcctcctaAATTCTTCCTGCAAAGGTTCTTATCATATCCATAATGACATTCCAGTTTCTTCTAAACATTTTTCTAATATACTTTATTTCGCACATGCCAAACTCTAGCAATCTTGTATGACACCATACTAATTTTCCCTACTCATACTGTTTTGGTAAGATAcataagaatatttttctttcataatgtCAGGAGAAGCACTCATAGTCTTGTCACCCAGCATAGCGTATCAACTTAAAAACTATTCCCGttcaaaatataatatgcaaataaattactgtaaaagtaaaataatcTATTTAAGGTTAAATGACATGAGATTTCATGAGTCCATGCCTTATTCTAAAAGTCATTCATTTCCTGCAGATAGCTTTCACCTCGTTGGTTTATCCATCCTTGATTCTTGCATATATGGGACAAGCTGCTTACCTATCTCAACATCATGCCATTGATAGTGATTACAGCATTGGATTTTACGTATCTGTTCCAGGTAGGTGCCTTTAAGATGTCTTCATGAAGGTATCTGTTCCAGGTAGGTGTCTTTAAGATGTCTTCATGAAGGTTATTATTAAGAAGTTTTCTGAGTcaattttctaaataatatcAAGTggccattttgtttttttggaaacTTTTTTTGGGACAAATAGCATCATTCTTTGGATATTATGCAAGTTTTGACTGACCAGAAGTACGCAACATTATTTTTCCAGGTAAATTACGATGGCCAGTTTTAGTTATAGCCATCCTTGCTGCAGTAGTTGGAAGCCAAGCCATCATCACTGGAACATTCTCAATAATCAAACAGTGCTCTGCTCTGAGCTGCTTCCCTAGAGTCAAAATAGTTCACACATCATCCAAAATCCATGGTCAGATCTACATCCCAGAGATAAACTGGACTTTGATGCTGCTGTGCTTGGCTGTTACTGTTGGTTTCAGGGACACAACACGTATGGGTAATGCCTCAGGTATGACTCTTTGCAGTGTTGAACTCTAGTGTATGATCTCTTGCTATGCATAGAAATCTAACGTGTGTTTTACTTGTTCATTAAATATCTATTGTGCTGTGAGTACTCTAGGTTCTAGCCTCAGCTTGAAGCATGTTATTCAAAGAATTATAAATGGATAGCATAGGTACTTGCTGTGAGTACTCTAGGTTTTGCCATGAGATTGTCCTGATGAACACAGCCATCTCTCTATAAATtccaattatttcttttatatgatAATTTACGAGTAATATCAACTGAGAGAATTGAATTTTCCAAATCTAAGTACACAAGTTATTAATGATTAGACTATCCACCAGCCAATTCATGGTACTTGTAATTTGTGCTAAGAATGCTGCATTGAGCAGGAAGCCCCTTATCTTACATTTAAGCATGCCAAAGATCATTAAACTCTAGCATCATAATGATAGGGCCATTACATGAAAGTCAATAGACTATTCTGTTTGCACAAGGACCTATTCAAGTGTATGTATGCAGATGCATGGTTGGTGCAGTACTGTAACGAGCATTTGCAGAGAAAGAGAAGCTGGATTTATCTATTTGGacttttgagtaaaaaaaattaatgaaacctTAATATCATTAGAAAGAACTTGCCTAGATTTAGTTTGGTAAAATGGTAGAACTTGGGGTATCATGCAAATAAATTCCAAGATGTGGATTCACTGTTACTTGGTTGTTATGAAATCTCTCATAATGCTTCTTGAGAAATAAGTGTGCTTGAAAGCGTTGACTGAAATTTCAGTACTGCTTCTAACACCTTGCTCATTTTGGAACAGGTTTGGCGGTTATAACCGTCATGCTGGTTACTACATGCCTGATGTCTCTAGTTATCGTCTTATGCTGGCACAAGAATGTCTTCTTTGCACTATGCTTTGTGTGCTTTTTTGGCACAATTGAAGCTCTTTACTTCTCAGCTTCCCTAATAAAGTTCTTGGAAGGGGCCTGGGTTCCTGTTGCCCTCTCATTCATCTTCCTGATCGTTATGTGTGTGTGGCACTATGGCACACTCAAAACATACGAATTTGATGTCCAAAACAAGGTCTCCATTAATTGGCTACTTAGCTTGGGTCCTAGCCTCGGTATTGTGCGTGTCCGAGGAATTGGCCTCATACACACGGAGCTAGTTTCTGGAATCCCGGCAATCTTCTCCCACTTTGTTACCAACCTTCCAGCATTCCACCAAGTCCTAGTCTTTCTCTGCATCAAATCTGTCCCTGTTCCACATGTTAGAGCCAAGGAACGGTTTCTAATAGGGTACATTGGCCCAAGAGAATACAGGTTGTATAGGTGCATCGTGCGATATGGATATCGTGATGTTCACAAGGATGACATGGAGTTTGAGAAGGATCTTGTATGCAGCATAGCAGAGTTTATACGCTCAGGGAATCATGAACCCAATGGTACGAAGGCTGACTTGGAGAGTGAAGATGGCAAAATGACAGTAGTTGGAACATGCTGTACTCGTACAGATGGAATCCAATTGAGGGAGGATGATGTTGACAACATAGAGTCAGCTGGCACCTCAGAGTTGAGGGAGATAAGGTCGCCACCTGTGATTCAACCTAGGAAAAGAGTAAGGTTTAGGCTACCAGACAGCCCGAAGATCAACAGAGCTGCCAGGGAGGAGTTGCAGGAACTTATGGAAGCTAGAGAAGCTGGGATTGCTTACATACTGGGGCATTCCTATGTGAGGGCCAAACAAGGATCTAGCATGCTGAAGAAGCTTGTAATAAATTATGGGTACGGGTTTTTGAGGCGAAACAGCAGGGCACCTGCCTCTACACTAAGTGCACCTCATGCATCTACTCTGCAGGTGGGGATGGTATACCATGTTTAACTCTTTTTGTTATACGTACAGGATATAAACTGGTCATGTACATTTTGTAGtagatcattaaaaaaaaaaaaaaaaacctcatacattttttttaacaacgtGGTTGATGATGAAGCTCTTGCTCGTGAGCAGTTTAGCACTTAGCAGTTTTCTAATCAAGGACAGTTGGCCTTGCTCGAGTCTGTCCATAAAATAATGGGTTTCCGAATCACCGAAGGTGGCATGACCACCTGAGGCCAAAGCTGAGTGCGTTGGCACCCTCTAATTCTTCCTTTTTTGTATGgtctccttcccttttttctatGTCATCTccgtttcttcttttttattttcttccagaTCATGTtccaaaaacgaaaaaaaattgaagtcatTACAGGTTATCACTGTACTTGGATGGCTATCCCTGCAGCCAGCCACTTCATAAAATCtttaataaaatgaagattTGGTGAGTTGCTGAAATGTCGCTGTACTTTTTGGGATACAAGCTTAATTATTCTCAtgcataatatttaaataaaattatcatgttGTCCACActttgcgttttaaaaaaaatcaattttatacctTGGTAGTGATATTGTATCCTCCAATATTAttgaaagaaagggaaaaatagagtttataggCATAAAGAATAGAGATTCTTTTTCTAACGAAAACATTTTAGAATGAAAAGAGAAATGCTAGAAAAGGCTTGGTAAACACTAGTTTCTGCTTATTAGTCTTAATAAtttgtctatttatttttatatttttaaaatattttttaaaaatgaaaaattttattttttattttaaattaattagtttttagtgtcttcatattattttaatatgttgatgtaaaaaataatttaaaaataatattttaatatatttataaaaaaaaattaaaagaataatcattatcaaacttttaaatgcttaaaaaaagaatgaacatAGGCTACAGCAGTGGggagtaaattttttataataatagacattttaatacattttaaattttaacttcaCCTGATCCGATTTTTTACTGGGTATTTAGTAgtgtattaataattattttttaaaatattttttattaaaaaacatattaaaataatatattaatatacttatttttgaaataaataaaacaaaattgaagacACTGACAGTTTAAACAGGACTGTTGATGCCATCATATCATCTTATCCTCCTGCACCGGAGTCAAAAGGCGGGGGTATCGTGTGTCCGCTCAAGTCTCTagtgaaaacaaaacaatggttttttcttcttctactacagTAGTCTCATCATCATTGTCATGCCTTGCTCAATCTTCACTCTACTGTCTGTCGGATTTCCCAATTCTAGTCAAACGGACCGGTTCTTCCCTTCTTTCCTGCAGACAGAAAGTAGTTCTGCTGAGGCCAAAGCGACGTCAGTTAGCTTCTTCAATTTGTGCTGGAAAGGAATCCAAAGCCAAAGTTGAAGCGCAGGATAAGGGATTGGAATGGCCAATAATCAAGCGATGGGACGTGCCTTGGCCATGGCAAACGATTTCCTTAAcctcacttgcctgtggaataAGGTTTCTCTTACTTTTTACTATTACTTTCATCTgtgcagttttttatttttagcttctGATTTTCGGCAGGCAGCTTTATTCTGACAGGTTTGGTTGAGGCAACGGCTATACCATATTTAGGAATTAAGATTGAAGAGCTAAGTTTAGACGAGAAAGCGGAGATACTGCTTTTGGACCAAAGGTAcactaatttcattttaatctcTTGGTTTTTGTGACTAAGTTCATCTCTCTGGTCTTTTCCTGTAAGAGGTTGGCTATCCAATTCTTTCGGATGGCTTAGGAATAAGGATGTAGCATGCCCCCTTTAACCATCACCACACCAATTCcaaatttataatattgaatATTGATCGCTTgtaataaacaatataaaaatgtcCACTAcatttgttaatttgttttggcttttttcttattattttgttttggtagCTTTGCAACTGCCGTTGTGCTTGGAGTTCTTTATGGTATCCTCAACACCTTCCAACCTCTTCCTGAAGATGTGTTTCGCTATGGTACTGATCAATCTCCTACTGTGATAACTTGCtttctgtttttaatttctatctgggttttgggttttcttCTTTAGTTTAATATTGGGCACTGTTGTGTCAGATCTAAAGGAACCTTTCAATCTAGAAAAAGGATGGCTCTTATGGGCTGGTATTGGTCTTGCTAGTGCTCTGCTTGCTGTTGCATTGACCGGAGTTGCTGTGTCTACTTTCAGTGGTGAGACCCCACAGAGAGAGGTCAGGATTAGTTTTTTAGCTTCAACTGTTTTCTTCTTGGGAGTCACCGAAATATATATGCTTCTTTCTGTTGGTGGAGTGAATTGCTAGCTTATGCATAGATTTAGATAGGCCTTTCTTACTATGAATGACTATAAAACGATGCCATACAGATACAGCACGCCTCATAAATGGACTCACTGTGTATCTATATGACTGTGTAATCGGTGGTAATTCTGAAAGAAGTGCCTCTGATTGTTTCATGCATGGTTTTTCTGACTGAAAGAACTAGAGTTAAATGGCCAGGTTTAATGTGCTTAACTTGAATGAAAGAAGTGACTTGGTTGATGTTCTGTTTGGCATATGGTAATGAATATCTAAGCGTTTGTGTGTTTTcttctatattaatttatatgacATGGTTGCAGACTGATGCTCTTGTTCGACTTCTTCCATTGATTGGATCTTCCAGTATCAGGTATATGGATAACAGATTGTTTGCAATTCTATATGGTTTGATTGTGAACCTGCTAACTGGTAAGGAAGCTTATCTTTATAGCGTGTGCTCTTGCTATCTCTGCAGCACCGCTTGCTTGATTGGCATCACTGGTGTCCTTGCTCCAGTTTTGGAGGAGAATGTCTTTCGAGGATTTTTCATGGTGTCTCTGACAAAGTGGTATTATTCTTTTTCTGATTTCAGAAAATAAGCTGTCCTCTTTCCCTTTTGATAAAGGAACTTATGCTTGTATAAATCACCTTCAGTTGAGAGTTTAAACCAA from Populus alba chromosome 8, ASM523922v2, whole genome shotgun sequence encodes the following:
- the LOC118055410 gene encoding potassium transporter 6-like, with the protein product MDLETGISQNHVKRESWKTVLTLAYQSLGVVYGDLSTSPLYVYKSTFADDIQHSETNEEIYGVLSFVFWTLTLIPLLKYVFIVLKADDNGEGGTFALYSLLCRHARVNSLPNCQVADEELYEYKKDAAATGLTPKTTFGSRLKSTLEKHRVLQRFLLLLALIGTCMVIGDGVLTPALSVFSAVSGLELSMSREHHKYVEVPVACIILIGLFALQHYGTHRIGFLFAPVVLTWLLCISAIGIYNIIHWNPHVYQALSPYYMYKFLRKTQRGGWMSLGGILLCITGSEAMFADLGHFSQLSIQIAFTSLVYPSLILAYMGQAAYLSQHHAIDSDYSIGFYVSVPGKLRWPVLVIAILAAVVGSQAIITGTFSIIKQCSALSCFPRVKIVHTSSKIHGQIYIPEINWTLMLLCLAVTVGFRDTTRMGNASGLAVITVMLVTTCLMSLVIVLCWHKNVFFALCFVCFFGTIEALYFSASLIKFLEGAWVPVALSFIFLIVMCVWHYGTLKTYEFDVQNKVSINWLLSLGPSLGIVRVRGIGLIHTELVSGIPAIFSHFVTNLPAFHQVLVFLCIKSVPVPHVRAKERFLIGYIGPREYRLYRCIVRYGYRDVHKDDMEFEKDLVCSIAEFIRSGNHEPNGTKADLESEDGKMTVVGTCCTRTDGIQLREDDVDNIESAGTSELREIRSPPVIQPRKRVRFRLPDSPKINRAAREELQELMEAREAGIAYILGHSYVRAKQGSSMLKKLVINYGYGFLRRNSRAPASTLSAPHASTLQVGMVYHV
- the LOC118055427 gene encoding uncharacterized protein isoform X1, with protein sequence MVFSSSTTVVSSSLSCLAQSSLYCLSDFPILVKRTGSSLLSCRQKVVLLRPKRRQLASSICAGKESKAKVEAQDKGLEWPIIKRWDVPWPWQTISLTSLACGISFILTGLVEATAIPYLGIKIEELSLDEKAEILLLDQSFATAVVLGVLYGILNTFQPLPEDVFRYDLKEPFNLEKGWLLWAGIGLASALLAVALTGVAVSTFSGETPQRETDALVRLLPLIGSSSISTACLIGITGVLAPVLEENVFRGFFMVSLTKWVPTPVSVLISAAVFALAHLTPGEFPQLFVLAKFKTCTFLEKTNQLIHLFRDCAWIFICSNSQPSNTNHNSCFLELGSSPHSHLASAPRI
- the LOC118055427 gene encoding uncharacterized protein isoform X2: MVFSSSTTVVSSSLSCLAQSSLYCLSDFPILVKRTGSSLLSCRQKVVLLRPKRRQLASSICAGKESKAKVEAQDKGLEWPIIKRWDVPWPWQTISLTSLACGISFILTGLVEATAIPYLGIKIEELSLDEKAEILLLDQSFATAVVLGVLYGILNTFQPLPEDVFRYDLKEPFNLEKGWLLWAGIGLASALLAVALTGVAVSTFSGETPQRETDALVRLLPLIGSSSISTACLIGITGVLAPVLEENVFRGFFMVSLTKWVPTPVSVLISAAVFALAHLTPGEFPQLFVLGTALGFSYAQTRNLLTPITIHAFWNSGVVLILTLLQLQGYDIKELLQAT